CGCCCGCCGAGGTAGCAGACCGGCTCGGCGATCTCGAGCGACCCCGGCGTGCCGGGCTGCTCTGGACCACTTCGGACCAGTGGCACGTGACCCTGCGTTTCCTGGGGAGCCTCGCCACCGACCAGGAACAGGCTGTCCGCTCGGCGCTCGACGCGGTGGACTGGACGGCGTTTGGACCGACCCGCGCGACCGCCGGCCCGCAACCGGTCGCGATCGGGCGGAATACGTGGGCGCTTCCCGTCCACGGGGTCGACGCCCTCGCCGGCGTTGCCGGCGCGGCCGTGACCGAGGCAGGCGTCGATCTCCCCGAGGCCGACCGCGGCCGTCCGTTCCGCGGCCATCTGACATTGGCCAGGGCAAAGACGCCGCCGGCGATGAAACACCTGCCCGCCCCGCAGTTCAACGCTTCGTGGGTCGTGCAGGACGTGACCCTCGTCTGGAGCACGCTCGACCCGACCGCAGCCCGGTACGAGGTGGTCGAGCGGTGGCGTCTCGACGCGGCACGCGACTGAACCGGCGTGCCTGCGGCTAGCTTGCGGTTATGCCAGGCTCCCTGTTGGGCACCCAGGTCCGTCGAGTTGAGGACCCAGACCTACTAACCGGGCGGGGGACGTTCATCGCCAACCTGCGGGTCGAAGGAATGGCGCACGCGGCCTTCGTCAGGTCTCCCGTCGCCCACGCGCGCATCACCGGCATCGACACCGGTGAGGCCGGCAAGGCTCCCGGGGTCATCGCGGTCCTCACAGCGAAGGATCTGGACGTCGAGCCGTTCCACGGCTTCATGGTCCTCAATCCCGAGTGCGCTCGGCCGCCCCTCGCGACCGATCGAGTTCGCTTCGTCGGGGAACCCGTCGCGTTGGTGATCGCCCATGACCTCGCCGCTGCGCTCGACGCGGCGGAGCTCGTCGCCGTGGACTACGACCCTCTTCCCGTCGCCGTGACCCCGGAGGATGCCGTCGCGCCCGGCGCCCCACTCCAGTTCGAAGCCATCGGAAGCAACGTCGTCGCCGGCATGCGCGACCCTGCCGACCCCAATCTCTTCGAAGGCGCGACGCGCGTCGTGCGCGCAAAGCTTCAGAACCAGAGGATCGCCGTGGTGCCGATGGAAGGCAACGCGATCGCGGCGATCCCCGACGGCGACGAGTTGACCGTTTACGTTTCGACTCAGATGCCGCACGGCTTCGCGCGCATGGCAACAAAGGTGCTCGGCCTCGACCGGCACAAGCTGCGCGTCATCACCCCCCACGTCGGGGGTGGATTTGGTGGCAAGGCGGGGCTCACCGCCGAGCACGCTGCGATCATCGCGGCAGCCCGCGCTCTCCAACGCCCAGTTGTGTGGGTCGAGGGCCGCAACGACAACCTCCTCGGTATGCCCCACGGCCGCGGCCAGGTTCAGTGGGTCGAGATGGGAT
This window of the Acidimicrobiales bacterium genome carries:
- the thpR gene encoding RNA 2',3'-cyclic phosphodiesterase produces the protein MDRRRLFVAVWPPAEVADRLGDLERPRRAGLLWTTSDQWHVTLRFLGSLATDQEQAVRSALDAVDWTAFGPTRATAGPQPVAIGRNTWALPVHGVDALAGVAGAAVTEAGVDLPEADRGRPFRGHLTLARAKTPPAMKHLPAPQFNASWVVQDVTLVWSTLDPTAARYEVVERWRLDAARD